Proteins encoded together in one Fibrobacter sp. UWEL window:
- a CDS encoding transglutaminase family protein gives MEKSKTRAVLNAFAVIAFLAVGAVGLFFLWGGRGGDLSYVEMACSIEGKEISCVDNLQDWNEGLRYYDSTLSVTSDTLGSLKSLLWEYWTIDFAGAANASSSQEVIFPLSVLQNKKSGCVGLAWLALMVAEVRNINLHAVLLPGHVFLQYGSPENVSKVNLEPNRRGYSYTDEEYRQKYKAGPWTGLEFKPLEARQLVGLAAFDVGNLYLKEDASKALKWYRLAEEFFPEFPGISANQNVAKQR, from the coding sequence ATGGAAAAGTCTAAAACACGGGCTGTCTTGAATGCTTTTGCGGTGATTGCGTTTCTTGCGGTTGGCGCCGTAGGACTTTTTTTCCTGTGGGGTGGTCGTGGGGGAGACTTAAGCTATGTGGAGATGGCTTGCTCTATTGAGGGTAAGGAAATCTCTTGCGTTGACAACTTGCAGGACTGGAACGAAGGCCTTCGTTATTACGATTCTACTTTGTCTGTAACGAGCGATACTCTGGGTTCCTTGAAATCTCTTTTGTGGGAATACTGGACTATAGATTTTGCGGGGGCAGCGAATGCTTCTTCCTCTCAAGAAGTCATTTTCCCGTTGTCTGTTTTGCAGAATAAAAAATCCGGATGTGTGGGCCTTGCTTGGCTTGCCTTGATGGTGGCCGAGGTTCGTAATATCAACCTTCACGCAGTACTCTTGCCAGGCCATGTTTTCCTGCAGTATGGTTCTCCAGAAAATGTTTCGAAAGTCAATCTGGAACCCAATCGCAGGGGGTATTCTTACACGGATGAAGAATACCGCCAGAAATATAAAGCGGGACCTTGGACGGGGTTGGAATTCAAGCCTCTGGAGGCTCGCCAATTGGTTGGTCTCGCCGCTTTCGATGTGGGAAATCTCTACCTGAAAGAGGATGCATCCAAGGCGCTCAAGTGGTACCGTCTTGCAGAAGAATTTTTCCCTGAATTCCCGGGCATTTCAGCCAATCAGAACGTAGCGAAACAACGCTAA